The genomic window TGGAAACGTTGTTTGGTTTGGCCAACATCGGCATGGTAAAGCCAGAATTTGATGTAATCTTTTAAATAACGATTATCCTTTAACCACCTGCCTTCGTAAATATGGTGACCTAATGCGCAGCTGATGGAATTATATTTCCCTGCATGTTTAACCGGTTCGATAAATTCAGTGAATATAAACCCCTCAGGGGTTTTAACCAGGTGTTTGCGGTAAGTCCACCAGCGGTAGTAATAGTTTTGCTCCAATACGGAATCGGGGCATTCAAATAAAGGTACCTGCTCAGCTAACCACGTAAAGGCTTCAGCATTGGGCACATGGTTTTTAACCGCCTCAGTGTCGATAGAATTGAAATAAGTAACATATTTCTTCAGCTTTTCGGTCCCCAGAATTGATTTCTGCTGTGCAAAGCTTGTGATTGTCAGCACCGACAATGCTGCTGTTGCAATTAAATTTCTTGTATTCATCATTATTCAAATAACCAATCGATGTCTTTTCCTCTACCATCTAAACCTGCATTAAAAATCCGCAGTTCCTGTTTGTCATCAATAAACCCTAAAACGAGGCAGGCCCCTTTACCTAAATTTAAAGTATGTGTTCCTGCAGGGAAAGAATAAGCATGAACATTTACCGGTGGAAAGCCATAAGGCACCAGCGCATTAGATATCTTGATTTCAGACTGACCATAGTTATTGGCACTCGCATCTGTTTCCAGCTGTGGAGGAGCAAGATATTGCGGATCTTTCTGATTAAAAAAGCCGATCAGTAATTTTACAGGTGCTTTGGTGCTGAATTTAATTTCTGTTCCAATTTTGATCTGCTTTTCTTTTGCCAGCTTAATTCCCTTTAAACCTAGCAACTGCGCTGCAACTTCTTTAATCTTAATTGCAGTATCTGCAAAAAGCGATGCATCTTTGGCTATCACATAACTTTCTGTTTCATTTAAGACTTTAACATCAGCAGTTTTATACGGCACAATTGCAGCAACCGTTCCCTGTTTTATAGATTTCAGAGAATCGATACTTCTTTTAAAATGATTAAGCTCTTTGGTGAAAACCGGTAACATCTCTTTCCAGTGGATAAAAGTTTTATCTACACCACGCATCGGGATTTTCCGCTGTTTGGTTTGCATGCTATTGGCGTACAGGTAACTGTGTTCAGTCAATTTAACCAGTTTAGCGTAATGATCTACGCTTTTCTGGAGAAAAGGCAATGCCTGCTCTAAATCAACTACCTGGTTCGAATTTTTATACCGCAATATCCACAGGGCTGCCTTAACTTTCTCAGCATAAAAATTAGCCATTTCATCATAACAATAGATATCATTTCTAAGCCGCTTAAACTCTGCAGTATCTTTTGTTATACTGGGTGCAGCCTCATTAATAGATTGAATGGCTTTTTTGCCATGTTCAACCACTTCGCGTGCTACCTGAACCGGGGTCTCGCCAATATGGCCTTGCTTCTTCCACTCTTTTTCGGCGTATTCGATAATCATTTCACCTTCCGGGGCTTCCGATTCATACATTAAGGTAAACAACCCATAACGGAACGGATTAATGAGCTGCGTCATCAGCATGCCCAGGGTTAACGTTTGTCGGTTACCATCGGTAATGCCGTACCTGCGCAAAAGTTTGGGTGATATCTCACCCGATTCTTCATAGGCATTCAGAATAGCTTTACCTCCAGTTAAATTAGCACCATATTTATTGGCCAGCTCATTTCCCCAATAGTTAATTTCTTCACTGCGGTCTCTTTGCGAATTCCACGAATATCTTGCCCATTCCTTGTACCAGATCCAATCTCTGTCTACTTCCAATAACCTTCCTTTTACCTTATCAGCCGAATAAGGCCAATCCCAATAACTGGCTTGAGGATATAAATGCAAACCTTTTGCACCATAAATCTTGTTCATCGCCTGAACTGATTTCTGGATAAAGTCTGCCGAACCGTAGCGAAACGGCTCTAGATTGGCTAAAATATGCACGTTAGAGATATTGATCGTACCAATAGCAGCTAATTTCCTGTTTAGATCTGCCCAAGCCCCACGAGGGGTATAAGTAGTTAAAGCCTCACCATTAAACTTATTTTCGGTATACAGATTTTTATAAAAGGGCAGCGCTGCTTTCATCACACTTGGTGCATCGGTATCATGTGCACGCAGTACAATCGGAGGTTCTTCCTTAATGCCGGCAGCTTTTAATCCATCTTTCACCCCGGGAATAATCGTTTTGGTAAACCAATCAATATCATCCTGACCAACACCCTCCATTGCCTCACCCAAGGCCACCATTAAACCAACGTTTGGGTACTTCTCTACAAAAGATGAAATCGATTTTCGGGTATAATCAGCAATTAAAGGAATAATCGGACGGTTCCGATCTTGTGTTTTCAGGCCATGTTTATCGGCAAATGGTTTAGGAATAATAATATTGTAAAACATCTGGATCACCCAAATGCCACGTTTATCGGCTTCCTTAGTTAAAAACTGGAAGATTTCTTCGTTCTTTTTTAAAGTAGCATCATCAACCTCTACTGCATAAGGATAATCTTTTAAACGCAGCAGCGACGAAAAAGGGTGTCCATTCCATAAATAAAGCGAATTATAGCGGTTTTCGACCATCATATCCAGGTACTTAATCCATAGAGCTTTATCATAAAGCCAAGGGAAAGTTTCAGGGGTGTAAGGATATTCGTAAACATCATGTCCGGGCAGGTAATCTGGTTTCTGAAGACCGATACAGGTACCTCTCAGCACCATTTCAGGTTGATCGGAAAGTGCCAGCTGCGTAGGTAATTTACCGCTACTCTTGATTTGATCTGCCAGTTCTATACAGCCATATAAAGCACCGGATGCATCATTGCCGATTACATAAAGCACCCCGTTTTTCCCGGTATAAATATGAAAGCCCTCTTTTTTGGTCGTTGAAATCTTATTTTTAATCGCTGCTGGAAGGTTATTGACAAAAAGTTTATCAGAAAACACACCAATCGCAATAACATTGTTATTTGAAGCAAGTCTATCCTTCTGTTCGATTTTGGTCGAATAATTTAACTTAACTAAGGCTTTTGATAACTTTTCTGCACCAAAACGCACCCGAACATGATTTTCTGTAGAAATTACAATTGTTTTTTGTAAGCGCTCAGCAGCGTTAGAAAATTGTACAGCTAAAAAATAACAGGAAATAAAAATCAGAAAATTTCTCATTCAAATTGGCTCTAATAACAAAACCTATTTTAACAGGTTTTTTATGTGATATTTGGTTAATACTATATTTAAATATAAAGATATTATTCAAATATAAGTAATAATACTGACTGGCTTTGTAAAATTTATGCAAGGTAAGGCCATTTGAATATCCAAAATGGCTTATGACAATATCTGTTAATATTTAGACAAGAAGATAAAATTTTTAATCAACAATATTTATTTTATTTGTATCCGTATTCTAATCAATTATAATTTATAATCATATACATGTTTTCACTAAAAAACAAAAAAGCCGTAGTTACAGGCGGGGGAAGCGGCATAGGAAGAGCTATTGCAACTATTTTAGCTAAACAGGGCGCTGAGGTGCACATTATCGAATTGGGAACAGAGCACGCCCAGGATACTTTAGATGAAATTAAAACAAATGGTGGATCAGCATTCAGTTATGGATGTGATGTTTCAGACCATAATGCTGTTCACGAAGTTTTTAAGCAGATCGGAGAAATTAATATCCTGATCAACAACGCAGGTATTGCACATATCGGAAAGGCTGACACCACAGATGAAGCTGATTTTGACCGTGTTATGCGCGTAAACGTGAAAGGCGTTTATAACTGTTTGCATGCAGCCATTCCACATATCCGTTTAGCTGGCGGAGGTGTAATTATCAATATGGCCTCAATTGCCGCGCTAATTGGTCTTCCAGATCGTTTCGTTTATAGCGCCGCGAAAGGTGCTGTGAAAGCAATCACCATGAGTGTAGCGAAAGATTATATTGGCGAAAACATCAGGTGTAATTCAATTTCGCCTGCGCGGGTTCATACGCCCTTCGTGGATGGTTTCTTACAGAAAAACTATCCGGATAATATCCCTGAAATGTTCGAAAAACTTTCTAAAACACAACCTATCGGCAGGATGGCCAAACCAGAAGAGGTTGGTGCCCTGGCTTTATACCTATGTAGCGATGAAGCTTCATTTATTACAGGTTGCGACTACCCAATTGACGGTGGATTTACTACCTTAAACAATTAATAAATATTTTCAAATACAATAAAGCATTTTATAATGAAATTAATACGATTTGGCGAAGCTGGAGCTGAAAAACCTGGGGTAATTATAAACGATAATTATTTCGATGTTTCTGCATTGGTTAAAGATTATAATGAAGAATTTTTTGGTGGTGATGGTTTAGCGCAATTAAAGTCTGCTATTGCATCGGCTGATTTACCACAGGTTGATAAAAGTGTACGTCTTGGTCCTGCTTTGGCCCGTCCTTCAAAAATTATCTGTGTGGGCTTAAACTATAAAGACCATGCGGCAGAAACCAACGCGCCTATCCCATCAGAACCAATTTTATTCTTTAAAGCTACTTCAGCTATTGTTGGGCCTAACGATGACCTGATCATTCCAAAAAACAGTAAAAAAACCGATTGGGAAGTAGAATTAGCGATTGTGATCGGCAAAAAAGCAAGTTATGTTGCTGAAGAAAATGCTTTAAACCACATTGCTGGTTATGTTCTGCATAACGATTATAGTGAGCGCGAGTTCCAGATCGAAAGAAACGGACAATGGGTAAAAGGAAAAAGCTGCGATACCTTCGCACCTATCGGACCATTTATCGCGACCCAGGATGAAATTGCCGATGTGCACAATCTTCGCCTTTGGTTAACGGTAAACGGAAAAACCTTGCAGGATGGCAATACTTCAAACCTGATTTTTAATGTTCCGTTTATGATTTCATATATCAGCCAGTTTATGACGCTTTTACCAGGTGATGTAATTACGACTGGAACACCAGCTGGCGTAGGCTTAGGTCAAAAACCTGAACCTTGGTATTTAAAAGCTGGTGATGTGGTAGAATTGGGTATCGACGGCTTAGGCTCGAGCAAGCAAACCGTTAAAGCCTACAGTGGAAGCTAATATGAAAAGATACTGTTTAACACTCGATCTTGTAAATGATGAAAAGCTGATAGAAGAGTATAAGCAGTATCATCAATCGGTTTGGCCCGAAATTAAAGAGAGTATTACTTCTTCTGGCATTGATGATCTGGAGATCTATTTGTTAGGAAACAGGCTGTTTATGATTATGGAAGTGAATGAAAGCTTTTCTTTTGAGGAAAAATCGAAAGCCGATTTAACCAATCCAAAAGTGCAGGAATGGGAAAATTTGATGTGGAAATTCCAGCAGGCACTACCAGGTTCAAAACCTGGAGAAAAATGGATCTTAATGGATCAGATTTTTAAACTTTAAATTGCTTTTTATGATTGATACACATGTGCATTTTTGGAATTTCGATCCGGTTAGAGATAACTGGATAAATGAAGATATGTTTGCCATCCGTAATGATTTTTCTCCGAAAGACCTTATAGCCGTATATAACGATCTTCAAATTACGGGATGTATTGCTGTGCAGGCCAGCCAATCGGAAGAGGAAAACCATTTCTTGTTATCACTGGCAGAACAAAATGAAATTGTAAAGGGAATTGTGGGCTGGGTAGATTTACTCGATCCAAATTTAGACGAGCGTTTAACTTACTGGAGTAATTTTAAGAAGATTAAAGGCTGGCGACATGTTTTACAAGCCGAAAACGCCGATTTCATCCTGAATAAAAAGTTTATTGCGGGCATTAATCTTTTAAAAAAATACAGTTACACTTACGATTTATTGTGTTATCACAACCAATTAACACCTATTATCAAAATGGTTGATCAAATCTCCGATCAACCATTTGTATTAGACCATTGCGGCAAACCTGATGTGAAAAGTCAGGATTTGAAATTATGGTCGGCAAATATTAAAATCTTAGCTTCAAACCCAAGTGTAAGCTGCAAAGTTTCGGGCTTATTGGCCGAGGCTGATTGGAAAAACTGGACTGAAAAAGAACTTTTTAACTGTTTTGATGTGGTGTTCGAGCATTTTGGTACAGAAAAAATCATGTATGGCAGTGATTGGCCGGTAATGCTGATCAGCCGCCCATACGAGGATTGGTTTAATTTAGTTGCCAAGTACACTGAGCAGTTCTCTTCAGCTGAAAGGAAATTAATTTTCACCGATAATGCGAAAGCTTTTTATGGAGTTTAACTACATATCTTCACCCCATTTGTCCTCCTGAATGCAATGAAGGATCTTTTGATGTGGCTTTATTGCAAAGGATTCTTCACTGCGTTCAGAATGACAGATCAAAACCCTAGGAAACAATACTTTTTTACGTTCTCCGTAACTAAAATTAAAGCGTTGGATATTTTATCATTTATAACGATATAGTCGTTTTGCTATTTATGCACTCGTTTGGAAATGAGCGCAAACAAATTCCAACATAAAACGATAATTACAAAATAGCAGATAGAGCAGGATGGAAAATATAATATAAAATATTAGTTTTCGCTTTCTAAAATAGAATCTGACCATCACAATATTTAAATATGAGTAAAAAGATTACATTCCCTTACAATCCTCAATTCCCTTCTGTAGCCGACTTAAGAAAAAAGGCAAAATCAAGGATTCCTAAATTTGCTTTTGACTACCTGGAGGGTGGTTGTAATGAGGGTCTTAATTTATCGAGAAACGAGAGCGACTTCGATAATATCTACCTTAAACCGAATTACTTACGCGTTGGTGGAGATATCGATATGTCGGTCGAATTATTCGGCCGTCGTTACAGTGCTCCATTTGGGATATCTCCGATTGGTTTGCAAGGTTTGATGTGGCCT from Flavobacterium sp. W4I14 includes these protein-coding regions:
- a CDS encoding hypothetical protein (product_source=Hypo-rule applied; cath_funfam=3.30.379.10; cleavage_site_network=SignalP-noTM; superfamily=51445,55545) is translated as MRNFLIFISCYFLAVQFSNAAERLQKTIVISTENHVRVRFGAEKLSKALVKLNYSTKIEQKDRLASNNNVIAIGVFSDKLFVNNLPAAIKNKISTTKKEGFHIYTGKNGVLYVIGNDASGALYGCIELADQIKSSGKLPTQLALSDQPEMVLRGTCIGLQKPDYLPGHDVYEYPYTPETFPWLYDKALWIKYLDMMVENRYNSLYLWNGHPFSSLLRLKDYPYAVEVDDATLKKNEEIFQFLTKEADKRGIWVIQMFYNIIIPKPFADKHGLKTQDRNRPIIPLIADYTRKSISSFVEKYPNVGLMVALGEAMEGVGQDDIDWFTKTIIPGVKDGLKAAGIKEEPPIVLRAHDTDAPSVMKAALPFYKNLYTENKFNGEALTTYTPRGAWADLNRKLAAIGTINISNVHILANLEPFRYGSADFIQKSVQAMNKIYGAKGLHLYPQASYWDWPYSADKVKGRLLEVDRDWIWYKEWARYSWNSQRDRSEEINYWGNELANKYGANLTGGKAILNAYEESGEISPKLLRRYGITDGNRQTLTLGMLMTQLINPFRYGLFTLMYESEAPEGEMIIEYAEKEWKKQGHIGETPVQVAREVVEHGKKAIQSINEAAPSITKDTAEFKRLRNDIYCYDEMANFYAEKVKAALWILRYKNSNQVVDLEQALPFLQKSVDHYAKLVKLTEHSYLYANSMQTKQRKIPMRGVDKTFIHWKEMLPVFTKELNHFKRSIDSLKSIKQGTVAAIVPYKTADVKVLNETESYVIAKDASLFADTAIKIKEVAAQLLGLKGIKLAKEKQIKIGTEIKFSTKAPVKLLIGFFNQKDPQYLAPPQLETDASANNYGQSEIKISNALVPYGFPPVNVHAYSFPAGTHTLNLGKGACLVLGFIDDKQELRIFNAGLDGRGKDIDWLFE
- a CDS encoding 2-keto-3-deoxy-L-fuconate dehydrogenase (product_source=KO:K18335; cath_funfam=3.40.50.720; cog=COG1028; ko=KO:K18335; pfam=PF13561; superfamily=51735); the protein is MFSLKNKKAVVTGGGSGIGRAIATILAKQGAEVHIIELGTEHAQDTLDEIKTNGGSAFSYGCDVSDHNAVHEVFKQIGEINILINNAGIAHIGKADTTDEADFDRVMRVNVKGVYNCLHAAIPHIRLAGGGVIINMASIAALIGLPDRFVYSAAKGAVKAITMSVAKDYIGENIRCNSISPARVHTPFVDGFLQKNYPDNIPEMFEKLSKTQPIGRMAKPEEVGALALYLCSDEASFITGCDYPIDGGFTTLNN
- a CDS encoding 2,4-diketo-3-deoxy-L-fuconate hydrolase (product_source=KO:K18336; cath_funfam=3.90.850.10; cog=COG0179; ko=KO:K18336; pfam=PF01557; superfamily=56529), which gives rise to MKLIRFGEAGAEKPGVIINDNYFDVSALVKDYNEEFFGGDGLAQLKSAIASADLPQVDKSVRLGPALARPSKIICVGLNYKDHAAETNAPIPSEPILFFKATSAIVGPNDDLIIPKNSKKTDWEVELAIVIGKKASYVAEENALNHIAGYVLHNDYSEREFQIERNGQWVKGKSCDTFAPIGPFIATQDEIADVHNLRLWLTVNGKTLQDGNTSNLIFNVPFMISYISQFMTLLPGDVITTGTPAGVGLGQKPEPWYLKAGDVVELGIDGLGSSKQTVKAYSGS
- a CDS encoding L-rhamnose mutarotase (product_source=KO:K03534; cath_funfam=3.30.70.100; cog=COG3254; ko=KO:K03534; pfam=PF05336; superfamily=54909) — protein: MKRYCLTLDLVNDEKLIEEYKQYHQSVWPEIKESITSSGIDDLEIYLLGNRLFMIMEVNESFSFEEKSKADLTNPKVQEWENLMWKFQQALPGSKPGEKWILMDQIFKL
- a CDS encoding L-fuconolactonase (product_source=KO:K07046; cath_funfam=3.20.20.140; cog=COG3618; ko=KO:K07046; pfam=PF04909; superfamily=51556) — encoded protein: MIDTHVHFWNFDPVRDNWINEDMFAIRNDFSPKDLIAVYNDLQITGCIAVQASQSEEENHFLLSLAEQNEIVKGIVGWVDLLDPNLDERLTYWSNFKKIKGWRHVLQAENADFILNKKFIAGINLLKKYSYTYDLLCYHNQLTPIIKMVDQISDQPFVLDHCGKPDVKSQDLKLWSANIKILASNPSVSCKVSGLLAEADWKNWTEKELFNCFDVVFEHFGTEKIMYGSDWPVMLISRPYEDWFNLVAKYTEQFSSAERKLIFTDNAKAFYGV